Below is a window of Cydia amplana chromosome 3, ilCydAmpl1.1, whole genome shotgun sequence DNA.
ttccaaatatataaataaatatggcaTGTAGGTATAtgccatatttatttatatatttggaatTAAGTAAATGTGTGAAGTTTGTGGTCAGGTGGTTGGATGTGGTGAAAATCCATTGCGGAAAAACTAGCCAAAAAGTCGGACACATCGGAAATGAAATCTCGTTTGCATACAAATATTAGTTATTTATGCAAACACCGATAATGTACGGGATTGCACGtcattgttattgtttttcGATGCGTAAATTAATATTACAGTTTTCGACGCATTCCTTTCTAGCTATATCGAATTCCAACCGTAATTACCATATTGAATAAATCAACGTCTGAAAGAGCATGTGGGTAAACAAATTCATGTTAGAGGTTTGTTCAATTGAAAATTCTAATGGGGAGTAGTTTGCATAAAATATCATTGCTATTGCAATTCATTTGATTGATCTGTTAAGGAGTTATTAATTTATGTCAACAAAAGACATATTAAGTATGTAAAATGTTGAAGGaaatctatatttataatagtGTGTTCTAgcgatacatttttttttgctgaatCAAAAAGTAAGATCGCGGAATGTGAATCACGTCTCTTTTTTCGGAGCCTGTTTTGTTTTCAGTTTAAGTTGCGGGATAAATTTACTTTTGGGTAGAGTTTAATtgcatgtaattttaatttttactaaaGAAGCATTATTAGTCCACACAATGTCTATTAATTATCTATTACGGCGTCAAAACACTACGTCACGGAGGGTCTCTATTGTCATCGGCTCGTTTAGCGGGGCAGCCGATAATGGAACCAATTAAAATGTATGGAGGCTTAACTGCAATGCTCTGCAGCGAAATTAATTTATAGCCATTGCAAAATAGCCCCAATTTTCCCTCGCCCTTCCCTTGTAATGGCTGTGTTTAGGTTTTGCTCTTTGATATAAATttaacttaattaattttagcgttttattGTTGTCATGATTCATGCCTTTAGTTTTATCTAATTTTAGAATTAAAATAATGGATTAAGGTGTTTAATAATCataaaagtaaataggtatgtatattctCTATTAAGTTATGTCTGTCTCGTCAATCGGTTTATAATCGACAAGTGCCTAAGTATTAATCGTATTTCGCAATAAAACAATCTAAATCTTGCATTTATGTGTTAAtgtaagagagagagagagacagagataACAGCCGTAAAGGTACACTACTTCAAATCTTGAGCGCCGCAGTATAGCGTGATAATAAGAAAACCCTTTTATAAAGAGACGATAACTATGTCTAGATTAGGCAGATTAGGTATCGTGTGATACCTAGTGTTTATCTTTCAAAACCGAGATAATACTATCAAACACTATGCGATAAATACCAAAGACATATTCACAAGCACATTATTGGTTTAGTTTACAATTGCTAGCAATCGTAAATACTCTtattaataaatacctaaataatacaCAATGGCAAGTACGGAGCAACAACTAAGAAAAATTCTTCATGATATCGCAAATAAAGAAAGTTATATCCAATACAAAATCGATATTAAACCAATAACATCTGCAGGAGCGAACTACACAGCAGATTTGTATATAGCGACAATTTCAGAACCGCTGAACCCAGATATTCATGTTTTTGCCAAGATTGCAAATCTCAATGAAGATGTAAggaaaaataatgaatttctgTCCAGAGTGTATAATATAGAAGCATGGTTCTACTCTGAAATGGCTGTCAACTTTGGTAGGCTATATAACAAACATCAAGTTTCAGTTGAAGATAGGCTGATTATATCTAAATATTACGGACATGATTTGATCCTTTACCAGGAAATACTTGTTTTGGAAAACCTTGAAATAAGAGGTTTCGAAACTTTTGATAGAATGAAGACTTTTGATTGGGAATATGCAGCTGTCGCCGTGACTCAGATGGCTAAATTTCACGCACTAGGATTGTCGTACCGCGAAGAGTATCCTGAGGAATTCGAAAATGCGTACAGTAATCTTATTATAGATTTCTCCAAGAACCAACAAGAAATGGACACATTTACACAACAGGCAATAGAAAACGCTTGTGAGGGTTTAAATGACGATTATAAGCAACGattgaaaaactttttttcttcaaaggaAACCGTCACAAATATGACAACACAGATGATGGAAGATAAGACAATGCTAATTCATGGAGACTTTAGGCCAAGTAATTTAATGTACAGACGTCGAGTAAGTTTTATTTGTCGACTAAAAGTGAAATGAATGTACCTATTAGTGATAACTGTGATAATTTTAAACGGGTTACTCACGTATTATTTATAACTACCCTTTCTGCTACTCAAGGGTTGCATGGAAGAGATCACTATTTAACTATAAGACCGCCTGATATGCCTCTAATATATCTAATCCATTGTTTTTCCTGAAGCTGtatcttttactgaggtgtgcgaTAAAGAGTATTATATCTACATATATCTATTTAGTATTTAGTCGATGATTTAAAGCAGAAAAGACTTCGGGCTTTACAGGAACCATCAACGGATTCGCGTTTCACCTGCGATCTTTGTGGCAGGAAGTGTCGTGCTGCGATTGGACTTTACAGCCATAGGAAAAGGTGTGCCGCACCTCCGATCTCCGACGGCGCACAGACTTCTTCTTAATAAACTGTCGCTGCAACAATCATCTCTcaagatgctgtggccaatgatgatgatgatttagtCGCATAATCGCTCGACCTATTCCGATCCCTTATGAGGATCCTCGATAGGAGCACCGACTGTGCCGTCTCTAGCgaccgcgcggcggcggcatgTGTAGTAAAGCGCACCATGCAGgcatcggataccggtattttttgtatggggacGAAAATTcggaaaacggtatttttttcgTTCTaaatttgctaattatttcatttataattgggcaatctaataatacgaagtcgttgcATAAACACACAACGGAGTCCTACATttagagtataaaataattcaaaaaatatggttatttcgaagttttagcaaaaaaaccggttccgatccctgaagCGCACATTTACGCTTCAATTCTTTATAGGCAATAAATTGTGTGAAATTATTGAAATTAGGATAACAAACATTGAGAGAAAGAGTAGACCTGTAAATATTTACAGATTACTTATAGTGAATTATTAACATAGACTTTTGACTAACTGTGTGTGTACCTACCTCAAACAACCTAACAAACGCCGTTATTTTGTGACAGATGAGATTAGCTAGAATAGTAAACCTTGTGTAACATCTAACGTGTCGCGTCATAAACTCGTTCAAACTCTTTTTCAGAACGGGCGATTGGAAATGGTACTCCTAGACTACCAAACCATTAGGATGGGAAACCCAGTGATAGACCTGATTTATTTCATCTTCTCTGGGTCTGACGGGGAGTTCCGGCGCCTGCACTACCAGCGTCTTTTGGACCACTACTTTACGGAGCTGACTGTTGCGCTGCGACACCTCAACATTGACGTGAACAATGTTTACCCCAGGAAGACTTTTGACACTAATCTTATTGAAGTAAGTCTAAGGTTCAACTAACTATACTAgttatacctatgtacctatacaaaacATTTCGCTGCTTgtcatacctacctaactataTCTTAACTGAGTTCCTTTTTGGTATCTTTTAGTTAGGCTGGGTTGGTTCAACTTGGTTGGTGATAATGTATTGTATTAATGATTTTCCTTCCCTAGTATTTAATATAAATGATGATCTAGCTTCGCTGGTGGCCAAGCGGTAAGAgcttgcgacttgcaatccgaaggtcgcgggttcaaaccccggctcgtaccaactAGTTTTTCGGAGCTTATgtacggaatatcatttgatattaccagtcgcttttcggtgcaggaaaacatcgcgaagaaaccggactaatcccaataaaggcctagtttaccctctaggttgaaaggtcagagggcagtagctttcgtaaaaagtaaaaactagtgcctacgctaattcctgggattagttgccaagcggaccgcaggctcccgtgagccgtggcaaaatgccgggacaacgcgagaaaTATGATGGTGATCTTAGTACCAGATCTTagatcccgttttctaaggggaccttgcattttggagacaaagcaaaccgcttggaacaggtgttcctgggggtgatctgagctgatttcgcccggttgccgagaggtcccccatagcaggtgggcaggggaggggaaaagtgcctccggcgcgcctcactctaaattttatatctgcatacatctagcaactatatcaagtttggtgtctttttcgtgtaattcgaggataaggaattcatttctgtgactacattttcactcacccatacaaaaaatacgagaaattcaaaattcaaaaaaaatctttacactttttttttcgaaaatcctcaacagaattaaaagtatgaggatttgctctagaaaaataatacctgtgaatagcccagttatccttctatatagaataataaacttgtcagacatttttcttttataactctcgttaaaataaatgttttgtgtcgcgcggcgtacctgcattgtaagagcggtaTGCAGCTTTAGGATTTTTAAGCAGATTTCTGATAAGTTGTTATTGTTCTGGTTgtagattaaattaataaattatttttggacgtgataaattaaatatataaataaagatgttgggaaaaCTTTCGAGCGTAGAGTTATTATAAATGtgataaaattttaacatatttttagttacctaggagattttttaaaactttattgcacaaatttacacaaaaaagtacaaatggcggacttaacgtcttgaggcattctctaccagtcaaccattgggctaaacagagacaATATTGGCAACGCCTGCTCAATATTTCCTTGTTTGCCTTATTTAAATCCCTCCGTTACAGCAGGATATGCGCTCCAAGCttgaaataagatttttttcccTTTCCACACAAAAAAGAAACAGTGTCGCAACCTGAAAAGGCGTGGAAGAATGGCAAAACTTCTGTCCTTTCTGGTcctgtaaaattaattataatatctaggagaccgagctttgctcggaaaacataaaaactcaaaaatgcgcgttttcacagatataagacctagctagatcgatttatcgcccccgaaaacccccatatagccaaTTTaaacgaaatcgttagagccgtttccgagatccccgaaatatatatataaataaatatacatatacataaataaataaacacaaattgctcgtttaagggtattatattattataatatattatagatacctatctatgcgttacaaataaaatcatattatatttaaagaaaGTTTGCAGCACGTGACCAATCAATGCCCAGATGACCTGTTTCGTACTGCggtgacatatttattttatttacaattaatggaggaactacaaaagttacctacctaaagaAGCTGCAATAGCATGGCACAAGAGAAACTGGCGATTCTTTCCTGTGCCAATATGTACCCATAACTCCTGGAGCTCCGGCAATTGTGATAAACATGTAATCAACAGTAGCAGAGATAAACAAAAACGAGATCCAAGTAGCCACGAGGAAGCAGACATGCGCATGATGGTCCATGTCGCTGATGCTGTAGCCCAAGGTCAcacaaaaaatatgttacgCACAGTGGATACTGATGTCGTTGTTCTCGCAGTTGCATTGCATGTACATCACACTTGCCGGAGCTCCAGGAGTTATGGGTACATATTGGTACAGGAAAGAATCACCAGTTCCTCCCGTGCCATGCTATTGCAGCTTCTTTGGGTAACTTATGTAGTTCAtagatatataatttattttaaaggaCCAAAAAGGACAGAAGTCATGCCATTCTTCCTCGCCTTTTCAGGTTGtgacactgtttttttttacgtggaAAGGGGAAAAAAAGCGTATTTCAAGCTTGGAGCGCATATCCTGCTGTAActgaggtatttaaatacagcaAACAAGGCAATATTGAGCAGGCGTTGCCAATAATGGAAACAATTGTTATTGTCTTGTATGACAAGTAAGAGTCTTACAATATTAGTCTGAACAGATTTGAATTACGAGGTGTGAATTGGTCCCTAGACATTATTTTAACACTATGCATTTTGTTACTGATTTCAGATCAGGTATAAGTGTAAATGAGTGCCGTTAagtactttttacaaaaaaaaatctccagtAAGAGAATCTGTCTCCAACGGAAGATGCGCTACGTAAACATATTCTCCGTGCAGTTTACCAAAGAGGCTATTTTTGGGGACAGATGATAGCCCCTCAGCAACAGCTACCATGCCCTGCTGACTGGGGCTCGTCCAAACAAAATGGTTATTGAGAGTATTTGAGAGCCCATATGGACAAGCCTACCTGCGCGCGGCGGCTGCTGCTTGTTTAGAGCTTATTCGTTGCCGCTGCAAAACAAAATGCACAGGAAGGAGCAACtgcattaaaaaaccggccaagtgcgagttggactcgcattccaagggttccgtccattaagtccgactcccgcttgactgcacatttgcacGGACCTATGTGCATTTTTTGTCGAACATATCttaactaaatatgttaattttatcacaattataataactctactggcgaaagtgttcccaacatctttatttatatgaatttaaaaatggaaaaattactgtctttggtgagacttgaactcacggcgtattttttagtattttttccaatttttaatttattctgagcataatagcatcagtcgcagacatttctgcttcttaaaaaaaaattaaattgtatatatcaagtccagaagtaatttattaatgttatctacaACCAGAAGCATAACAaacttatcagaaatcatctaaacatacttaaaaatcctaaaagctgcttaccgctcttacaatgccggtacgccgcgcgacacaaaacattttttttaacagggttataaaagaaaaatgtttaacaagtttactattatatatagtagaataactgggctattcacaggtattttttttctagggcaaatcctcatacttttaattctgtagaggattttcgaaaaaaaaaatgtaaagattttttttgaattttgaatttctcgtattttttgtatgggtgaatgaaaatttagttacataaatgaattccttatcctcgaattacacgaaaaagacaccaaacttgatatagttgctagatgtatgcagatataaaatttagagtgaggcgcgccggaggcacttttcccccccctcccctgcccacctgctagGGGGGACCCCTCGGCAACCGGGCTAAATCAGCTCAGATCgaccccaggaacacctgttccaagcggtttgctttgtctccaaaatgcaaggtggtggacctTAGATCTCTTGCTATCTAGCTTCGATTCGCAGCTAGGCATGTGAAAAGACAGTTGGAAAAATGGCTGTAAGAATCCCAATTTTTTTTCAGGTGAGGCCTCTGGGACTAATGTTTGGTCTGATGATGACGGGTATGGTAACAGTGGCACCAAAGGACGCGCCGAAGATAAACGGAGATTTATCCAGCATGCACGTCAAGCCCAACCAACTGGCGCAGGAGAGAATCAGCGGGATAGTAAAAGATTTTATACAATggggtgttttataagaagtaaatattaaatcaatttttaacatgcagattacgtctgcgagcgatattccaaattttatattaaaggaaaaaatggaaaaattacgcttccggcaggacttgaacccgcaacctccgcaatccgtgcgttagctctgccaattgagctacggaagcctaccagaatcttGCGAATTTTTCAATTCCTTCcctcattaaataaataaataagtaaatattaatagTAGGCACTTACGAATAAAAAG
It encodes the following:
- the LOC134662925 gene encoding uncharacterized protein LOC134662925, whose protein sequence is MASTEQQLRKILHDIANKESYIQYKIDIKPITSAGANYTADLYIATISEPLNPDIHVFAKIANLNEDVRKNNEFLSRVYNIEAWFYSEMAVNFGRLYNKHQVSVEDRLIISKYYGHDLILYQEILVLENLEIRGFETFDRMKTFDWEYAAVAVTQMAKFHALGLSYREEYPEEFENAYSNLIIDFSKNQQEMDTFTQQAIENACEGLNDDYKQRLKNFFSSKETVTNMTTQMMEDKTMLIHGDFRPSNLMYRRRNGRLEMVLLDYQTIRMGNPVIDLIYFIFSGSDGEFRRLHYQRLLDHYFTELTVALRHLNIDVNNVYPRKTFDTNLIEVRPLGLMFGLMMTGMVTVAPKDAPKINGDLSSMHVKPNQLAQERISGIVKDFIQWGVL